In Cicer arietinum cultivar CDC Frontier isolate Library 1 chromosome 1, Cicar.CDCFrontier_v2.0, whole genome shotgun sequence, one DNA window encodes the following:
- the UGT78K3 gene encoding anthocyanidin 3-O-glucosyltransferase 7: MTISSDHIKHVAVYVFPFGSHPVPLLNLVLKLAHASPNTLFSFIGTQQSNKPLFSKPNIPNNIKPFSIDDGVPKGHVLGSNPTEKLNLFLQAGHQNLQKGIDLAVAYTKQRVTCIISDAFVVPSFFLAQKLNVPWIPIWPPLSCSLSAHFYTDLIRQNIAENNEKDRVLDILPGLSNMRVGDLPQDVTDGGEDEPLFSKTLALLGKVLPQAKAVVMNFFEELDPPLFVEDMRSKLKCLLYVGFLTFSLPLPPLPPSESDETGCLSWLDKQKDRSVVYVSFGTVVTPPPNELIAVAEALEESGFPFLWSLKDHLKGLLPNGFLERTSDCGKIVSWAPQAQVLGHDSVGVFVTHCGCNSVFESISNGVPMICRPFFGDHGMTGRMVEDVWEIGMRIEGGVFTKNGLVKSLNQILVREEGNKMREKAQKVKRTVLDAAGPQGKAAQDFKTLVELVSSS, translated from the coding sequence ATGACAATCTCATCGGATCACATAAAACATGTCGCAGTTTATGTTTTTCCCTTTGGAAGCCATCCTGTTCCTCTCTTAAACCTTGTACTCAAACTAGCACATGCATCACCAAACACACTTTTCTCATTCATTGGAACCCAACAATCCAATAAACCTCTTTTCTCAAAACCCAACATCCCCAATAACATCAAACCTTTTAGTATTGATGATGGTGTTCCAAAGGGTCATGTACTTGGTTCCAACCCAACTGAAAAATTGAACCTTTTTCTTCAAGCTGgtcatcaaaatcttcaaaagGGAATAGATTTAGCAGTTGCATATACAAAACAGAGAGTCACATGCATAATTTCTGATGCTTTTGTTGTTCCTTCATTCTTTTTAGCTCAAAAACTAAACGTTCCATGGATTCCAATTTGGCCTCCTTTGTCATGCTCTCTCTCTGCACATTTCTACACTGATTTGATACGCCAAAATATCGCTGAAAACAATGAAAAAGATAGAGTTTTGGATATTCTTCCTGGTTTATCTAACATGAGAGTTGGAGATTTGCCTCAAGATGTAACAGATGGTGGTGAAGATGAGCCACTATTTTCGAAGACACTTGCTTTATTAGGCAAAGTGTTACCTCAAGCTAAGGCAGTGGTTATGAACTTCTTTGAGGAATTAGATCCACCTTTGTTTGTTGAAGATATGAGATCAAAGTTAAAGTGTCTGCTTTATGTTGGTTTTCTCACTTTTTCACTACCTTTACCACCTTTGCCACCTTCTGAGAGTGATGAGACTGGTTGTTTGTCATGGTTGGACAAACAGAAAGATAGATCAGTTGTTTATGTTAGTTTTGGAACTGTGGTGACACCACcaccaaatgaacttattgcagtGGCAGAAGCATTGGAAGAAAGTGGATTTCCATTTCTTTGGTCTCTTAAGGATCATTTGAAAGGACTTCTTCCAAATGGGTTTCTTGAGAGGACTAGTGATTGTGGAAAAATTGTTTCTTGGGCACCTCAAGCTCAAGTTTTGGGACATGATTCTGTTGGAGTGTTTGTGACTCACTGTGGATGTAATTCTGTTTTTGAGAGTATTTCAAATGGGGTGCCTATGATTTGCAGGCCATTTTTTGGAGATCATGGGATGACTGGAAGAATGGTTGAAGATGTTTGGGAGATTGGTATGAGGATTGAGGGGGGAGTGTTTACTAAAAATGGATTGGTGAAGAGTTTGAATCAGATTTTGGTGAGGGAAGAAGGGAATAAGATGAGAGAAAAGGCTCAAAAGGTGAAGAGGACTGTGCTTGATGCAGCTGGACCACAAGGTAAAGCAGCACAGGATTTCAAGACTTTGGTGGAACTAGTTTCTAGCTCTTAA
- the LOC101498525 gene encoding pentatricopeptide repeat-containing protein At4g31070, mitochondrial yields the protein MNLKNVVPEMKWPHIHTQNAMTLNLNPLPFNYMSFFTRRLSSTVVPTQSPSDHIKTLVSNALYHQTLEFFTQLHFTGHHFSSILCVLPSVIKACSYTHSHAFGQQLHCLALITGFHSDPLVSNSIISMYARFSDIRSARQVFDTMPHRDSITWNSMINAYLQNGCFLEAYQTLKDLYFLGFLPKPELLASMVSMCGRKMGSGSRKGRQIHGLVVVDGRIQIQHSVFLSTAFVDFYFRCGESLMALSVFDGMEVRNEVSWTAAISGCTANQDYDVAFECFREMQVEGVKPNRVTLIALLAACERPGFAKYGKEIHGYGFRHGFNSCHSFSSALINVYCQCGESLHFAELIFERSSLRDVVLWSSIIGSYSRRGESVKALKLFNKMRTEETEPNYVTLLAVISACTNLSSLKHGSGVHCYILKFGLDFSIFVCNALINMYAKCGCLDDSLKIFLETPNRDSVTWSSLISAYGLHGCGEQALQLFYEMKERGVTPDAVTFLAVLSACNHAGLVTEGKQVFDEVNADCEIPITIEHYACLIDLLGRSGKLEDALEILRTMPMKPSARIWSSLVSACKLHGRLDIAEILSPELIRSEPNNAANYTLLNMIYAERGHWLDIEQVRETMKLQRLKKCNGFSRIEARDY from the coding sequence atgaaTCTTAAAAATGTTGTACCAGAAATGAAGTGGCCACACATACACACACAAAACGCAATGACTCTGAATTTGAATCCTCTTCCATTCAATTACATGTCATTCTTCACTAGACGACTCTCATCTACTGTGGTCCCCACACAATCCCCTTCAGATCATATCAAAACCTTGGTTTCAAATGCTCTTTATCACCAAACACTTGAATTTTTCACACAACTCCATTTTACTGGTCACCATTTCAGTTCCATCCTTTGTGTTCTTCCATCAGTCATCAAAGCATGTTCCTATACTCACTCTCATGCCTTTGGTCAACAGCTTCATTGCTTAGCTCTCATCACGGGCTTCCATTCCGACCCACTTGTCTCCAATTCCATCATCTCCATGTATGCTAGATTTTCGGATATCCGATCGGCACGCCAAGTGTTTGATACAATGCCTCACAGAGACTCTATTACATGGAACTCGATGATCAATGCTTATTTGCAAAATGGGTGTTTTTTAGAAGCTTATCAAACGTTGAAAGATTTGTACTTTCTTGGTTTTCTTCCCAAGCCGGAATTGTTAGCTAGCATGGTGTCCATGTGTGGGAGGAAAATGGGTTCGGGTTCGAGGAAAGGAAGACAGATTCATGgtcttgttgttgttgatgggAGGATACAAATTCAACATTCAGTTTTTCTGTCAACAGCTTTTGTGGATTTCTATTTTAGGTGTGGTGAATCTTTGATGGCTTTAAGTGTGTTTGATGGGATGGAGGTGAGAAATGAGGTTTCATGGACGGCTGCGATTTCTGGTTGCACTGCTAATCAAGATTATGATGTAGCTTTTGAATGCTTTAGAGAAATGCAGGTTGAGGGAGTTAAGCCAAATAGAGTAACATTGATTGCACTTTTAGCAGCTTGTGAAAGGCCAGGCTTTGCTAAGTATGGAAAGGAGATTCACGGGTATGGCTTCCGTCACGGGTTCAATTCATGCCATAGCTTTTCATCAGCTCTCATAAACGTGTATTGTCAATGTGGAGAATCACTGCACTTTGCTGAGCTAATTTTTGAAAGGTCTAGTTTAAGAGATGTGGTGCTGTGGAGTTCAATCATAGGGAGCTATTCTCGAAGAGGCGAAAGCGTCAAAGCTTTGAAGCTTTTTAATAAGATGAGGACTGAGGAAACTGAACCAAACTATGTAACTTTATTGGCAGTGATATCTGCATGCACAAACTTATCTTCATTAAAGCATGGTAGTGGAGTCCATTGCTATATCTTAAAATTTGGACTTGATTTTAGCATCTTTGTGTGCAATGCACTAATAAATATGTATGCTAAATGTGGTTGTCTAGACGATTCTCTCAAGATATTCCTAGAAACGCCGAATAGAGATTCTGTTACTTGGAGTAGTTTGATCAGTGCCTATGGCCTTCATGGATGTGGAGAACAAGCTTTACAACTTTTTTATGAAATGAAAGAGAGAGGAGTGACGCCTGATGCAGTTACTTTCCTTGCAGTTTTATCTGCTTGTAATCATGCTGGCCTCGTCACTGAGGGAAAACAAGTATTTGATGAAGTAAATGCAGATTGTGAAATTCCAATCACTATAGAGCATTATGCATGCCTAATAGATCTTCTTGGAAGGTCAGGGAAGCTTGAAGACGCTTTGGAAATACTGCGAACGATGCCTATGAAACCGAGTGCAAGAATATGGAGCTCCCTCGTATCGGCTTGTAAGCTTCATGGAAGACTAGACATTGCAGAAATACTATCACCCGAGCTTATAAGATCAGAACCGAATAATGCTGCTAATTACACGTTGTTGAATATGATTTACGCCGAGCGTGGTCATTGGCTTGATATAGAACAAGTGAGGGAAACCATGAAActacaaagattaaaaaaatgcaatGGATTCAGCCGCATTGAGGCAAGAGATTATTAG